The Tolypothrix sp. PCC 7712 region AGACAACCAGCAAAAACATTTCAAGACTTGATAGTTTGGAAGAAAGCACATCAATTTGTTTTAACAGTTTACAAACTTACTAGTCAATTTCCTAAATCTGAAATATATGGCTTAACCTCTCAATTTAGAAGAGCAGCTATTTCAATTCCTGCAAATATAGCTGAGGGATTTAAAAAGAAAGGAACAGCAGATAAAGTAAGATTTATGAATATAGCACAAGGTTCCTTAGAAGAGTGTCGTTATTATCTAATTCTTACTAAAGACCTTGGGTACGATGATACCTCACAATTAATGCTTCAACTTGAAGAAGTTAGTAAGTTACTGAC contains the following coding sequences:
- a CDS encoding four helix bundle protein, whose translation is MRQPAKTFQDLIVWKKAHQFVLTVYKLTSQFPKSEIYGLTSQFRRAAISIPANIAEGFKKKGTADKVRFMNIAQGSLEECRYYLILTKDLGYDDTSQLMLQLEEVSKLLTSYANSILTPGS